From one Cydia strobilella chromosome 24, ilCydStro3.1, whole genome shotgun sequence genomic stretch:
- the LOC134752211 gene encoding carboxypeptidase B-like isoform X2, with the protein MAKLLVIIFSILGRLWQVNGINKYNDYTLIQITPYDHKQLKTLMTLTDSDDVDIMKHSHGLNDTTDVLVSPKDRMKVEKFAKLKGMSVKLVDHYGRYFDKEVALIRKHDHYQSLQYNSYQDISTHLKTLAKENRRYVKLQNLGRSYEGRVITLIKISTNHRARNPIIFLDAGTHAREWAAPAFAMYIIDQLVMAAKKPTHETEWLHGLDWYILPVVNPDGYEYTRSDPDNRMWRKSRSKTWRKECFGADINRNYDFMWGYRGASFDPCNFQTYAGEKAFSERETRLVRKVMKANSKRIKLYISIHSYGEYFVYPWGFTGSYLPDEWERFHRLAQVYSNAVVKAGGRPFRIMSAGQWYPAAGGSDDYAFAVEKIPYAYTLEITDGYQFNFPEGLLHTVLPQYYEGLKVMAEEIKRDFPNKG; encoded by the exons GTATCCTCGGTCGCCTTTGGCAAGTTAAtgggataaataaatataatga CTACACACTCATACAAATTACGCCATATGACCACAAGCAGCTGAAGACCTTAATGACGCTCACCGATTCAGATGACGTGGACATAATGAAACACAGCCACGGTTTGAACGACACTACTGATGTGTTGGTGTCCCCAAAAGATCGCATGAAGGTAGAAAAGTTCGCCAAGTTGAAAGGAATGAGCGTTAAACTTGTAGATCATTATGGCAG ATATTTTGACAAGGAGGTGGCACTGATAAGAAAGCATGACCACTACCAGTCATTACAATATAATTCCTACCAAGAT ATATCAACGCACTTAAAAACTCTCGCAAAAGAAAATCGCCGCTATGTAAAACTGCAGAACCTGGGAAGGAGCTACGAAGGTCGAGTAATAACCCTGATCAAGATCTCCACTAACCACAGAGCCCGGAATCCTATCATTTTTCTAGACGCAG GTACCCATGCAAGAGAGTGGGCAGCCCCTGCATTTGCGATGTACATAATCGACCAACTAGTGATGGCGGCAAAGAAACCGACCCACGAAACGGAGTGGCTGCACGGCTTGGACTGGTACATACTGCCCGTGGTCAACCCTGACGGCTATGAATACACGAGATCCGACCCTGAC aaCCGTATGTGGAGAAAGTCAAGATCGAAAACATGGAGAAAGGAATGCTTCGGGGCAGATATCAATCGGAATTATGACTTCATGTGGGGTTACCGCGGCGCTTCTTTCGATCCCTGCAACTTCCAAACGTACGCCGGTGAAAAGGCTTTCTCTGAACGCGAGACGAGACTAGTTCGCAAAGTAATGAAGGCTAACTCCAAACGTATCAAGCTGTACATATCTATACACTCATACGGGGAGTACTTTGTGTATCCTTGGGGCTTTACGGGGAGTTATTTGCCAGATGAATGGGAGAGGTTCCATCGTCTTGCGCAAGTATATTCTAATGCTGTGGTAAAAGCAGGAGGGCGACCGTTTAGGATCATGAGTGCTGGGCAATGGTACCCAGCTGCCGGAGGCAGCGATGACTACGCTTTTGCGGTGGAAAAGATTCCATATGCATACACTTTGGAAATTACTGACGGCTACCAATTCAACTTTCCAGAGGGACTCTTGCACACAGTTCTGCCACAGTattacgaaggtttgaaagttATGGCTGAAGAAATTAAACGGGATTTTCCCAATAAAGGCTGA
- the LOC134752211 gene encoding carboxypeptidase B-like isoform X1, translated as MSKLLLIIFSILGRLWQVNGINKYNDYTLIQITPYDHKQLKTLMTLTDSDDVDIMKHSHGLNDTTDVLVSPKDRMKVEKFAKLKGMSVKLVDHYGRYFDKEVALIRKHDHYQSLQYNSYQDISTHLKTLAKENRRYVKLQNLGRSYEGRVITLIKISTNHRARNPIIFLDAGTHAREWAAPAFAMYIIDQLVMAAKKPTHETEWLHGLDWYILPVVNPDGYEYTRSDPDNRMWRKSRSKTWRKECFGADINRNYDFMWGYRGASFDPCNFQTYAGEKAFSERETRLVRKVMKANSKRIKLYISIHSYGEYFVYPWGFTGSYLPDEWERFHRLAQVYSNAVVKAGGRPFRIMSAGQWYPAAGGSDDYAFAVEKIPYAYTLEITDGYQFNFPEGLLHTVLPQYYEGLKVMAEEIKRDFPNKG; from the exons ATGTCCAAGCtgttattaattatattca GTATCCTCGGTCGCCTTTGGCAAGTTAAtgggataaataaatataatga CTACACACTCATACAAATTACGCCATATGACCACAAGCAGCTGAAGACCTTAATGACGCTCACCGATTCAGATGACGTGGACATAATGAAACACAGCCACGGTTTGAACGACACTACTGATGTGTTGGTGTCCCCAAAAGATCGCATGAAGGTAGAAAAGTTCGCCAAGTTGAAAGGAATGAGCGTTAAACTTGTAGATCATTATGGCAG ATATTTTGACAAGGAGGTGGCACTGATAAGAAAGCATGACCACTACCAGTCATTACAATATAATTCCTACCAAGAT ATATCAACGCACTTAAAAACTCTCGCAAAAGAAAATCGCCGCTATGTAAAACTGCAGAACCTGGGAAGGAGCTACGAAGGTCGAGTAATAACCCTGATCAAGATCTCCACTAACCACAGAGCCCGGAATCCTATCATTTTTCTAGACGCAG GTACCCATGCAAGAGAGTGGGCAGCCCCTGCATTTGCGATGTACATAATCGACCAACTAGTGATGGCGGCAAAGAAACCGACCCACGAAACGGAGTGGCTGCACGGCTTGGACTGGTACATACTGCCCGTGGTCAACCCTGACGGCTATGAATACACGAGATCCGACCCTGAC aaCCGTATGTGGAGAAAGTCAAGATCGAAAACATGGAGAAAGGAATGCTTCGGGGCAGATATCAATCGGAATTATGACTTCATGTGGGGTTACCGCGGCGCTTCTTTCGATCCCTGCAACTTCCAAACGTACGCCGGTGAAAAGGCTTTCTCTGAACGCGAGACGAGACTAGTTCGCAAAGTAATGAAGGCTAACTCCAAACGTATCAAGCTGTACATATCTATACACTCATACGGGGAGTACTTTGTGTATCCTTGGGGCTTTACGGGGAGTTATTTGCCAGATGAATGGGAGAGGTTCCATCGTCTTGCGCAAGTATATTCTAATGCTGTGGTAAAAGCAGGAGGGCGACCGTTTAGGATCATGAGTGCTGGGCAATGGTACCCAGCTGCCGGAGGCAGCGATGACTACGCTTTTGCGGTGGAAAAGATTCCATATGCATACACTTTGGAAATTACTGACGGCTACCAATTCAACTTTCCAGAGGGACTCTTGCACACAGTTCTGCCACAGTattacgaaggtttgaaagttATGGCTGAAGAAATTAAACGGGATTTTCCCAATAAAGGCTGA